The genomic window aatcttttattttttgatttgtaatttttttaacacCTTAAATCTGAGTTATTTTtgcaacataaatatatatttttacaatttaattcacgTGTTGTAAATATATTTCATATCTTATCTTAATTAGCATTTAGCGCTCCAACTTTCTGTTAGATTGATGAAAAGATTAGATTAACATAATACTGATATTTTATggattcaattaaaatgttttgaagtttaagaaccaattcaaaattaaaacaataatttaaggACATTTCTGGAATTAACCCGAAAATAATCCATTAAGTTAAACATGGGCCAATTTGTTTTATAAAGGGATTTGGTGTATCAAGCAAATTTCTGGATGTTTGAATAAAGACAATGAAATGAAACCTTTCGTTATCATTATTAGGTTAAATTGGGCTATCAGTCATTGTTCTATGTATAATTTGTAGATCTAGTccccatactttaatttggtaatttttaattCCTATACCTTTCTAAAATTTCAATCCTAATCAAACGATAGCGGTTAAAATCCATTAAGTTTTTGCCAGCTTCCAAAatatgatgttacaaatatattACCATATATGCAATACCATATCagcttgttatttttatatgttattaaagAAACCCAATTACAATATCGGAATTTcgaaattcaaaaagtataggtATTCAAAATTATCCAATTAGAGAACATGCACTAAATCTACGACATTAGGCATAATATaagactaatagtagaatttaaccgaACAAATTCAGCTCCTACCCTTTAAATCAATATTGAAACTTCAAAATTCagaaaatataaagactaaaatgaACCAATTCTAAAAATACGACTAAatttgaccaaattaaaatacaaatactAAATATAACTTAAGCATAATATAATGACTGATTGCATAATTTAAcctaattattatttgttttatatttaagGTAAAATCACTATTTGGGGCCTAAACTTGGTAACTATTCCTATATTGGGGTttgaacttggcaattgttcTCATGTTGGAGCTTAAACTAGCAAGTGTTCCCATATTGGGGCTTAAGCTAAGCAATTGTTCCTACATTAGGCTTGAACTTTAGGGTTTTCAAGAAAATATCAAGGACTGACTTggttaaaaaaaagttcaagccccaACATGAGAATAATTGCCAAGTTTAAGGCCTAACTTGAACAAAAAAGTTTAGGCCGCAATGTGAGAACAATTGTTAAGTTTAGGGCCTAACTTTAATTAGAAAAAAGTTCAAACCCTAATATGAGAATAGTTGCGAGCTCTAAAAAGTGATTTAACATTATATTTATCAACCAACCATTCTTTAAAGAGTCAAATCACTATTTGAGGCTTGAACTTGGTAATTATTCCTAAATTGGGGCTTGAGCTTTTCTTTTGTCCAAATTAGTCCTTGATATTTGCTTGAAAACCCAAAAGTAAGAGTCCCAATGTGgaaacaattgtcaagtttagaTTCTAATATGGAAACTATTGCCAAGTTCAGGGagtaatttgaacaaaaaaaaagaaaataattaccTAGTTTAGGCCTTAATGTGgaaataattgtcaagttcaaaacCTAAATTGAACCCAAAAAATTTCAAGCcccaatatgaaaaaaattactaaattcagACCCAGACAATAATTTAACCCTTCTCTAAACAccacaaattaaaaaaaacacacacacacacacaacaaTAATCCACCAGCAATCTCAGTTCCCAAGTCTAACACACACAcagacacacacacacaaaaagagACACGTCCTTGAAATAAAAACACCTTTGAGAGTAgttggaaaaaaaaaaacagtcGGAGAGTTTCcttataaaaacattaaaaggtaGTAGTGTTTTATTTTTCTGGGTGAATGTGACACCGCCACCATTAACAATGGTGAAGAAGGAAACATCGAGAGTATTAGATTTGAACCCACCATCGTTACCCAAACGCCATCACATCATCCTCAAATTCTTAATCTCTTTTCTATTACTCGGTCTAGCTTTTCGTCTCTTCGTCTCCGATTCTCTCAGCTTTTTCACTTCATCCGTCGTCGAAGCACCGCCGCCGTTGGTGGAGGAGACGAATGTCGTAATTGAGCCTCCTCTTCCAGCCACTTCAGCAGGTGATTTGTTGTCGGTAAATGAGAGCAAAACGATTCCAAACGAGGAGATATCAATGTCTTTTAATGCATCAAATGGTGAGTTGTttaagcttcaagcatgaaatttttttttcaaagtataAAGTTTAATTCTCTGGgtttaaattagtttattttgtgGTTTATTCATTCaagtaaaagaaaaagcaagatgtAGATCTCATACCACTTTGTGCTTCAATGAATATAGCTAAAAACTGTGTCACACAAATTTATGGTATGATAGCAATTTTAGTCCTTAATATTCATCATTTTTCTCAGTTTAGTCATAATTTTTTTATCGTTTCAACTTTCAAATTTTAGTAAAActattattttagataaaaaaaattgttacaaTTTTAATCCCATTTGCATAATCCATGTGCCCTTTATTGATAaaatgaatatcttttaaaaaataatcttttttaatattttttttatgaaatacataGGAATTATTGTGCATGCTATCAAGTAGCAATTTAATTAACTTTTGAATGATGAATGctaaaaggataaaaaaaattaaaatcaaagtgacaaaaaaaatatacattaagATCGAATTTATCTACCTAATTTATATGGTCTAATTTTGAATTGCATCCCTAggtcaacaaaaaattaaaagttaatctTTTCAATTTACATAcaataatttatatgtaaaaaaataacaaaaataagcattttaacaatttatatacactaaatttaaagaaaaacaacCCATTTATTATACAAGGACcaaattctaataaattaaaataaagggaTCAAATCCACTATTAAACCAATTTTAATACGTCATTTTTTCATCCTCTGCCTAGCTATGATTACTTGCATTTTTTGCCATTTGCTTTTGTCTTCAGCAACCTCTAAATTATTCGttgtaaattgaaaaataaagctGCAGGTGAATGTGATCTATTCGTGGGGGATTGGATACCCGACCCGTCGGCTCCGGTGTACACGAATTCGAGTTGCCGTGATATCGAAGCTCATCAAAATTGTATGATGAACGGAAGACCCGATTCCGGCTATCTTTATTGGCGGTGGAATCCACGGAGCTGTGAATTACCCAGGTTTGACCCGGAAAAGTTCTTGGATCTCATGAAGAACAAATGGTGGGCGTTCATCGGCGATTCCATATCTCGTAACCATGTCCAATCGTTTCTTTGCATTCTCTCTCAGgtaatttctttttttgaattttatgtgatGATTAACGAgggtttttttttggtaaattacgaTGGAGATCCTTGTACTAAAAATTGGTATGAGTGATAAATAATTAGATAGTTACATGTGGCATACTACATGTATCTTATACTATagagataaatttttaacaaaaagatttGTTTGCTCTTTTATCTAACGTACATGGACTAATTTGTCCAATAAGTGGTTGGGTGCAATGGTAAGGCACATAGTACTTCTATTGGGAGAATGCATATTCGAACTTTGGAGATGACATTGTTGAGAGAGGTTGCCACAAACCCTAAACATGGATCGTAAAAtagatatgaaaaatatatataaaaaaatgactaTTAGTACAAGAGTTTCCATGGTACGTTTACCCAAGACAacatttagtccttgaactttgCAATTTTTTCCAACTTAGTTGTTGAATTTTTTTGGTGTCtatattagtctttcaacttGGTAACTTTTCTCAGTTTTGGTCCATGCAATGACATGACATTCTAATATTATTCCATATCATTACTTAaaagattataattttttatataataatttaggtGATGTAGAGGTAATGATGTGGTACAATcttatttgaaaaattttgtcAAGTTCAAGAATAAATGtggacaaataaaaaaaaattaaggactaaattgaaaaaattgacaATTTCGGGATGAAAACTTGTCTTATCCCTTTTCTTATtgtgattaaaaaaaaagattacgGTCTAATATATTGATTTTTGGTCCCTTAACTATGCTTAAtttaggatttagtttttatattttaaattgatataatttgatcTTTTGAATTTATAATATCTTTAGCTAGTCTAAATAAATAGCatgattaattattaaaattattttttattaaaaacaccTTTTTGGATTGTTTGCACCCATAGAAAAGAATATTCAATTTTTAGATCCGGGTCAAATTACTGATTTATTGGttcaattaaaaatcattaaaaatttaaaaatattacaaatatagaCAAATCCGATCCAATCGGTTTTTTTTTCTATCGATTCAACTTATTAATATTAGCCTTAGGTCATGGTTCAATTAATTTCATCACTGTTGAAGAGTAAGCGGTTCGATCCCTAAACCTCTTAACATATAGAATCACATGGGCAACCATAATACCATTTAGACTATAAAGATTAAAGcttaaatttatgtataataaagGGACTGAAATCGAAATTTAGCCCATAAACGTCCATATTAGCAACAATATTTTTTTGCCATAATTTAGATTTGAACTGCTTGCCTTTAGCTGTGGGTCTCCCTCTGATTCCATTTGAGCTTCAATGGGGAAAAGTCTTAAATTATAAAGTGGATGACAGCTTAGGCTTTGATGGTTAAAGCTTTTAAGCTGGTTCACCtacattgaattgaaatgaaaggttttaattatttctttaaattattattattattttaattataggttcagatcatatttgttttttttagagCATATCTAGAACTACGAAGAGTCCATTTCCAAtttataaataagagaataatgcgcttcaacgcactcgaacctACATTGacaattatttctttaaatttttaaatgttttttggtggcatttatttcttttttattgtttCAAGATGTCtgaccaataaatttaataaaaagtattaacaatttgagttgaatttttaaaatctaaaaagtaaagtaATTAAAATCCTATAAATGAAAGTGAAGAGACTAAATTCCAAACGTATAAAGAGTAAGTGACTTGGAGCATATTTTAACTTAACTGATTTAACCTTAATTATTGGTTGACATCTAAAGTCTTTTTAAAACGATGATGCGAACCTACATTAGTATttgattgaaaaaataaatttattattggtTTAACATAGTTGATTTTATCTTTACATGCCTATAATTGTATGATTCAATTACTCGTtataattagtttatttgaattaattattcaattcagtGCTTGTAATGATTAATTTTGATCGTAACTGTTGAATTCTAATTCAATAGACCTACCATAATATTCTTTGTGTAAATCATTGTCTAGTGTTTTGTTGGATAGTACCATAATATTCTCAAATGGTATGTATAATTGATCAACTTATATGTCCCACAGGTAGAGCAAGCTGTTGAGGTTTATCATGATGAACAATACAAATCCAAAAGATGGCATTTTCCCTCTCACAATTTCACCCTCTCAGTGATTTGGTCCCCATTTCTTTTGAAAGCCGACATTTTCGAAGACATAAACGGGGTTTCATCGGCGGAAACTCAGCTCCATCTCGACAAGCTCGACAAAACATGGACTGACCAATATGAGAACTTTGATTATGCTGTCATTGCGGGCGGGAAATGGTTTCTCAAGACCGCAATATACCACGAGAATGGCACGGTGACGGGTTGCCATTCTTGCTTGGGAAAGAATTTGACGGAAATGAGCTTCGAGTACGCATACCGTAGGGCGTTGAAATCAATACTGGACTTCATGATGGGGTCTGGTCGGAAAGCATTTGTTTTCCTTCGGACCACGACGCCGGACCATTTCGAGAACGGGGAATGGTTTAGCGGAGGGACGTGTAATAGGACTGGACCGTTTAAAGAAGGTGAAGTGGATATTAAAGATGTGGATGCCGAGATGAGGGGTATTGAGATGGAGGAATTCGAGAAAGCTTCGATTGTAGGGGCTGAAAACGGGGTGACATTGAAATTGCTTGATACCACTAGGATGTCAATGTTGCGGCCTGACGGTCACCCGGGACCTTATCGGCAGTTTCAACCCTTTGCAAAGGATAAAAATGTCAAAGTGCAAAATGATTGCTTGCATTGGTGCTTACCAGGGCCTATAGATTCATGGAATGATATACTAATGGAGATGGTAATTAGAGGGGCACAttaataatttagccattttttggGGGACTTGAGTTGCAAAaatgcttttattttttaaaaaattttaaatttttgttcagAAGGAAAGGGATCATGGTATCCAAGTTGCTTgtaattacttattttttaacACCACCATCAGGTCCTATTAGCTTCTCCAAAagaaattaaaacccaatttgaTGAAACTTACCATTGGGTCCTCTATCAAATTgattattaaaaatcaaataaattcaatttttaataagTTAGTATTTATTGTTTGAAAAATACCATTTACTGTTTGATATAAATAATATCTTTAAAGCTTTTATCGTTTTgcaaatgaaatattttatttggagttaaattgtaaataaaaaataattttaatgtcatttttaaaatattaaatgttaattaCGTTAAAATATATCCTTATTTGATTCTTTGTAATAATGTAAGTACTAGAAAAACTAATTTAATTGATTCCTGTAGTAGAGAGATTTGTCGGGTGCTTTCACCGTTTTAATGAATTTAACTTATTGATTGATTTCTAAGCTATGAGGCATTAAAAATTTATCGCTCGATAAAATCTTACACCAATATCTTAATTTAAAGATCACCATTTGATTAagactaaaaatttaaaattaaaaaaaagtaaaattaaaaattacaaaattacaaaaaaccttaaactataatttatatataatataaagtttAGTAACATaatttaaccatatatatatataactctaaGCTCATAtacaaatattattatgtatattattatgcATATTGctataacttatttattatttattgcatcaaatatatttaaaatacttaaatattttGTATCATTTTTTAGGTGTTTTGAAACcgataaaaatagaaataaaatttagaattttttaattagCTTTTAAACAATAAAAGTATAGGGAAGCCTCTGTACTTAGGGATGAATTGCATTTCGACCCTTTACCGAAAAAATGAACAAGTTAGACCTTATACATTCCAAAACGTGCAAATTGTCCCCCCggttaaatttatttgttaaataatgaCATGGAACAtgctgaaaattattttttataggtaaactataaaaatggttACCTAACTACGtttttagtcactaaacttttcaaaattaaatactTTAGCCACTGAGAGCTGATGCGAgcttttttttattggtctagtaacaaaattagccatttaatgtttacacattctatcaatttgatcctaaatataaaaaattcaacaaatttagccctcaatgtttacaaaatttttcattttagttctaattctaaaaaattcaacagaTTTGGCGCTAggttgattatttgtttgtgtcaatttatagaataaaaatttaaatattaaacatattctAAGAAAAGTTTTTAGAACCAAAACGGTGGTCAAACTAGTCAAACCACTGATTCGTAAGATTCGATTAAATgaatcattaaaaacataaaaatatttttaaaaataaaaagaccagttcaatcaattttttagcCTAGTTCTATCGGTTTGTACTAGTTCGTAAGTCAACCAGTCTGATGTCTCTCTCTGGACTTGTACCTCGGTTGGTTCAATCGGTTCAAACAACCATGACTCTTAAGTCTCTACATTTTGTACATTTGATATTTAGCCTTCCAACTTCATGGATTTAAAAATATGCTTTCGaattatatataaacatgtaatattttaattgaaaagctcatgatattaactatttgaaataattaataaatttataaaaatataaagaccaaattatgttagaaattaaagtataaatattaaatctcaaatttaagcataatagaatgaccaaaattaaaaattaaccattcttcataaaaagaaaaaagaaaagaaaagaaaaggagtgtCTTAAGAAAGAAGGTCCTTTGTATAGAtatagattattttaaaaaataattattttcaactaATTTAATGTTAGAATTGTTTGTGACAtgattttaataagttttttttttggtaaattataaaaGGAGGATAAAGTCCTAACAGCAACACGACTAGCACAATTCGAACTCAAGCTACACTTGGGATGGTGAATACCCTGACCATCAGGCTAATACatgaagtttaattttaatcatatttaagcttaaatctTAATTGTTGGTAAAGAAGTAAATACTTTTCACTTATTAatatatcacatatataatatcttaattacaatttcatagaaaattttatgtaataattttataaaaaaattgatataaagttaaatattgtttgagttgaaactatataaaaaatataatgatttatttggccctccaatttaagaaaaaaagtcattttaatcCTTCATTTAAATTGACTTCTTTCAACCCTTGAACTTGTATTGTTTGTTAAATTACTttaaaatagatggaaaagttaatGCTTGTTAACTTCACTGATGTAACATCTACATGGATTGTCATgtcagtaattaattaatttttttaaaattaaaaatttcaaaaaatataaaaattagaaattattaaaaagtataaaaaattataaaaaaaatatttttaatattttaaaagattaattgaTTACTACCGTGACATACGTGTGGACCATGTCAACAACattaacaaacattaactttttcatctattttgaggtgatttgacaaacaatgtaaatttaaaagctaaaagaggtgaaaaattaaatagaaggcTAAAATGACTTGTTTTATACGTTTGAGGACCAAATAAATCATAAtgccaaaaaaaatattttggattcAAATTGTATTGTGTGTATAtaaatttctagattttatataaaatacaaaagataaaatacacttaaaataatattttttacagaaaaataatatttgttactttataaaaatattaattttatttttataattttacagtTAAATTAAGACTCGATTGATGAGTAACAACAATTGAACTAAACTCTTAAATAATAACATAGATTACAACCTTTTAAGGAAGACTTATTTGTACCTAATGTTCTAAAATCGTTGGTTacattttaaattagtttttagaATTAAATATTGGTTCAAATAGATCCTTACATGACTCTAATTGTCAACTCTGTCATGCTTTCTTTTTAACGTCAAAATTGACAGCTAAACTAATAgatatatcttattaaaataatattttaatttaaaatatttaaaaattttaaattttgattcatttatgaatTAGATTAAAATTCACA from Gossypium hirsutum isolate 1008001.06 chromosome D12, Gossypium_hirsutum_v2.1, whole genome shotgun sequence includes these protein-coding regions:
- the LOC107945854 gene encoding protein trichome birefringence-like 25, which codes for MVKKETSRVLDLNPPSLPKRHHIILKFLISFLLLGLAFRLFVSDSLSFFTSSVVEAPPPLVEETNVVIEPPLPATSAGDLLSVNESKTIPNEEISMSFNASNAAGECDLFVGDWIPDPSAPVYTNSSCRDIEAHQNCMMNGRPDSGYLYWRWNPRSCELPRFDPEKFLDLMKNKWWAFIGDSISRNHVQSFLCILSQVEQAVEVYHDEQYKSKRWHFPSHNFTLSVIWSPFLLKADIFEDINGVSSAETQLHLDKLDKTWTDQYENFDYAVIAGGKWFLKTAIYHENGTVTGCHSCLGKNLTEMSFEYAYRRALKSILDFMMGSGRKAFVFLRTTTPDHFENGEWFSGGTCNRTGPFKEGEVDIKDVDAEMRGIEMEEFEKASIVGAENGVTLKLLDTTRMSMLRPDGHPGPYRQFQPFAKDKNVKVQNDCLHWCLPGPIDSWNDILMEMVIRGAH